Proteins encoded in a region of the Ralstonia pseudosolanacearum genome:
- the ampD gene encoding 1,6-anhydro-N-acetylmuramyl-L-alanine amidase AmpD, which translates to MPEVAGPVRIGADGWADGVCRHPSPNVDARPEGMPIDLIVLHNISLPPARFGTDDVLDFFANTLDCGAHPYFEQLRDVRVSAHFFIRRTGACVQFAPCDARAWHAGVSDFFGRTRCNDFSIGIEIEGTDDQPFTSAQYAATAALVRAICAAYPIRAIAGHSDIAPGRKTDPGPCFDWAHLRRLARLEAALFPYQAGAAPV; encoded by the coding sequence ATGCCTGAGGTGGCCGGGCCGGTGCGCATCGGCGCGGATGGCTGGGCGGACGGGGTGTGCCGGCATCCTTCGCCCAATGTCGATGCGCGCCCCGAGGGCATGCCGATCGACCTGATCGTGCTGCACAACATCAGCCTGCCGCCCGCGCGCTTCGGCACCGACGACGTGCTGGATTTCTTCGCCAACACGCTCGACTGCGGCGCCCATCCCTACTTCGAGCAACTGCGCGACGTGCGGGTTTCGGCGCACTTCTTCATCCGCCGCACCGGGGCGTGCGTGCAGTTCGCGCCCTGCGACGCGCGCGCCTGGCATGCCGGCGTATCGGATTTCTTCGGCCGCACGCGCTGCAACGATTTCTCCATCGGCATCGAGATCGAGGGGACGGACGATCAGCCCTTCACGTCCGCCCAGTACGCGGCGACGGCGGCCCTGGTGCGGGCGATCTGCGCGGCGTATCCGATTCGGGCAATCGCCGGGCATTCCGACATCGCGCCCGGACGCAAGACGGACCCGGGGCCGTGCTTCGACTGGGCACACCTGCGCCGCCTCGCGAGACTGGAAGCGGCGCTGTTCCCGTACCAGGCAGGCGCGGCACCGGTCTGA